A stretch of Balearica regulorum gibbericeps isolate bBalReg1 chromosome 28, bBalReg1.pri, whole genome shotgun sequence DNA encodes these proteins:
- the LOC142598558 gene encoding pre-B-cell leukemia transcription factor-interacting protein 1-like isoform X1 — protein sequence MGGACPPGTGEASRARPPRASPLAARVTCAPLPEGGDRPREKVTGRESYRERKLPGETVTVTGGPAAAPGSRWLRTVPMAEKLDSRDPEGSWVLAGSEGLPIDTVGPEQDSASHEAEDEEPEEEEEEEEEGGTQDTITAVAAPGAATCPGQSQRPEGSRGRGDPEEHWDPGTGAAPTLDGSTKPGVPDGDEQGESDAECPDTPKAGPPVDEGSCDSSDDDVEGLRRRQGHEPRPGSPPAASAPHRGTPDAGDEDGLSMSRYLLGALALVAVGLLIVSGGTYDPADGPVENVVSRDAAAGEQEPPPPADGNDSQQKPPPSDAGDPQSVQSVSLLLDKLAKENQEIRLMQAELQAHKEELHALLQKSEGEAAAAGAQRQSLAVENARLHAALERETATLRDARAELQRLRAAGTPGGPGAGEPAVERPPGTGAPARGEKAVRWEGARQRGWLALVRQELAGALERARGPGGLKGLVEELSALEQRLGRELEAEAAEPFPGPWKKPFKAEKDSKRHKRHGARGAPHERERREQSKPHGHGKDPWSPRERKPGKAWGKSSHSPPRRSPHELPPLSRYQAPQGCSGVADCARKEGREVLGAALEPVQKAQFLQLLQGFMGRLGWGGHFGGLAARLDGAFGADGAFAHDRLRFVDFVDDVEELLEEVARQERGDEEAADGFEDYVLRHYAGAGGLGPAVCTVLRLSGPLKEQYAQEHGLDFQRLLDASAYKERYRQDMIRWGEEKRSADPGFFCRMAVEGAAQPVWVVSDTRRLSDVQWFRDNYGDAVQTVRVAATEETRKRRNWVFVAGVDDAESECGLDQGVAFDWVITNDGDKRSLDEQLETLLQSLRSRL from the exons atggggggggcgtGTCCCCCCGGTACCGGAGAGGCCTCACgtgcccgccccccccgggcCAGCCCATTGGCTGCTCGGGTCACGTGCGCGCCCCTTCCCGAGGGCGGCGACCGGCCCCGGGAGAAAGTTACCGGGAGAGAAAGTTACCGGGAGAGAAAGTTACCGGGAGAGACAGTTACAGTTACCGGAGGGCCCGCGGCCGCACCCGGCAGCAG GTGGCTCCGGACCGTCCCCATGGCGGAGAAATTGGACTCCCGGGACCCGGAGGGCAGCTGGGTGCTGGCGGGCAGCGAG GGTCTGCCCATCGACACGGTGGGTCCGGAGCAGGATTCGGCCTCCCACGAGGCTGAGGATGAggagccagaggaggaggaggaggaggaagaggaaggcgGCACCCAGGACACCATCACAG ctgtAGCCGCCCCTGGTGCAGCCACCTGCCCCGGCCAGAGCCAGCGCCCCGAGGGCAGCCGAGGGCGGGGG GACCCAGAGGAGCATTGGGACCCCGGGACCGGGGCAGCGCCCACCCTGGACGGCTCCACCAAGCCTGGTGTGCCGGACGGCGATGAGCAGGGGGAGTCCGATGCTGAGTGCCCTGACACCCCCAAAGCAG GGCCACCAGTGGATGAGGGGAGCTGCGACAGCAGTGACGATGATGTGGAGGGGCTGCGGCGACGGCAGGGCCACGAGCCCCGTCCTGGGTCCCCCCCCGCTGCATCTGCCCCACACCGGGGGACGCCGGATGCTGGTGACGAGGACGGGCTCAGCATGAGCAGGTACCTGCTGGGCGCCTTGGCGCTGGTTGCCGTGGGGCTGCTGATCGTCTCCG gtGGCACCTATGACCCAGCCGACG GCCCCGTGGAGAACGTGGTGAGCCGGGACGCGgcggctggggagcaggagccaCCGCCGCCTGCGGATGGCAAC GACTCGCAGCAGAAGCCCCCCCCGTCGGACGCCGGGGACCCCCAGAGCGTGCAGTCCGTGAGCCTCCTCCTGGACAAGCTGGCCAAGGAGAACCAGGAGATCCGGCTcatgcaggcagagctgcag gcCCACAAGGAAGAGCTGCACGCCCTGCTGCAGAAGAGCGAGGGCGAGGCGGCGGCAGCCGGCGCGCAGCGGCAGAGCCTGGCCGTGGAGAACGCGCGGCTGCACGCGGCGCTGGAGCGGGAGACCGCCACGCTTCGCGATGCCCGGGCTGAGCTGCAGCGCCTGCGGGCCGCGGGGACGCCGGGCGGACCCGGGGCTGGGGAGCCAGCAGTGGAGCGGCCCCCCGGCACGGGCGCCCCAGCCCGTGGCGAGAAGGCGGTACGGTGGGAGGGTGCCCGGCAGCGTGGCTGGCTGGCTTTGGTGCGGCAGGAGCTGGCGGGTGCCCTGGAGCGGGCGCGGGGCCCCGGGGGTCTCAAGGGGCTGGTGGAGGAGCTGAGCGCCCTGGAGCAGCGCCTGGGCCGGGAGCTGGAGGCGGAGGCGGCCGAGCCCTTTCCCGGGCCCTGGAAGAAGCCGTTCAAGGCGGAGAAGGACAGCAAGCGGCACAAGCGGCACGGTGCCAGGGGGGCCCCCCACGAGCGcgagaggagggagcagagcaaaCCCCACGGGCACGGGAAGGATCCCTGGTCCCCCCGGGAGCGCAAGCCAGGCAAAGCCTGGGGGAAGTCGTCTCACAGCCCCCCCCGGCGCAGCCCCCATGAGCTGCCCCCGCTCAGCCGGTACCAGGCGCCCCAGGGATGCTCGGGGGTGGCCGACTGCGCCCGCAAGGAGGGCCgggaggtgctgggggctgcGCTGGAGCCGGTGCAGAAGGCGCaattcctgcagctgctgcagggcttcATGGggcggctgggctggggggggcatTTCGGGGGGCTGGCGGCACGGCTGGACGGCGCCTTCGGGGCTGACGGCGCCTTCGCCCATGACCGCCTGCGCTTCGTCGACTTCGTGGACGAcgtggaggagctgctggaggaggtggcGCGGCAGGAACGGGGCGACGAGGAGGCGGCCGACGGCTTCGAGGATTACGTGCTGCGGCATTACGCCGGGGCCGGCGG GCTGGGCCCCGCCGTGTGCACCGTCCTGCGCCTCTCCGGGCCCCTCAAGGAGCAGTACGCCCAG GAGCACGGCCTGGACTTCCAGCGGCTCCTGGATGCCAGCGCCTACAAGGAGAGGTACCGGCAGGACATGATCCGCTGGGGCGAGGAGAAGCGCAGCGCTGACCCCGGCTTCTTCTGCAGGATGGCGGTGGAGGGGGCGGCGCAGCCCGTGTGG GTGGTGAGCGACACGCGGCGCCTCTCGGACGTGCAGTGGTTCCGGGACAACTACGGGGACGCGGTGCAGACCGTGCGGGTGGCGGCCACCGAGGAgacgaggaagaggaggaactgGGTCTTTGTCGCCG gGGTGGACGATGCCGAGTCCGAGTGCGGCCTGGACCAGGGAGTGGCCTTCGACTGGGTGATCACCAACGACGGGGACAAACGATCCCTGGACGAGCAGCTGGAGACGCTGCTGCAGTCGCTCCGCAGCCGGCTATAG
- the LOC142598558 gene encoding phosphomevalonate kinase-like isoform X2, with protein MAAPLAVLLLSGKRKSGKDFVAEELRSRLGPAVCTVLRLSGPLKEQYAQEHGLDFQRLLDASAYKERYRQDMIRWGEEKRSADPGFFCRMAVEGAAQPVWVVSDTRRLSDVQWFRDNYGDAVQTVRVAATEETRKRRNWVFVAGVDDAESECGLDQGVAFDWVITNDGDKRSLDEQLETLLQSLRSRL; from the exons ATGGCGGCGCCGCTCgcggtgctgctgctgagcgGGAAGAGGAAGTCGGGGAAGGACTTCGTGGCCGAGGAGCTCCGGAGCCG GCTGGGCCCCGCCGTGTGCACCGTCCTGCGCCTCTCCGGGCCCCTCAAGGAGCAGTACGCCCAG GAGCACGGCCTGGACTTCCAGCGGCTCCTGGATGCCAGCGCCTACAAGGAGAGGTACCGGCAGGACATGATCCGCTGGGGCGAGGAGAAGCGCAGCGCTGACCCCGGCTTCTTCTGCAGGATGGCGGTGGAGGGGGCGGCGCAGCCCGTGTGG GTGGTGAGCGACACGCGGCGCCTCTCGGACGTGCAGTGGTTCCGGGACAACTACGGGGACGCGGTGCAGACCGTGCGGGTGGCGGCCACCGAGGAgacgaggaagaggaggaactgGGTCTTTGTCGCCG gGGTGGACGATGCCGAGTCCGAGTGCGGCCTGGACCAGGGAGTGGCCTTCGACTGGGTGATCACCAACGACGGGGACAAACGATCCCTGGACGAGCAGCTGGAGACGCTGCTGCAGTCGCTCCGCAGCCGGCTATAG
- the LOC142598558 gene encoding phosphomevalonate kinase-like isoform X3, whose product MIRWGEEKRSADPGFFCRMAVEGAAQPVWVVSDTRRLSDVQWFRDNYGDAVQTVRVAATEETRKRRNWVFVAGVDDAESECGLDQGVAFDWVITNDGDKRSLDEQLETLLQSLRSRL is encoded by the exons ATGATCCGCTGGGGCGAGGAGAAGCGCAGCGCTGACCCCGGCTTCTTCTGCAGGATGGCGGTGGAGGGGGCGGCGCAGCCCGTGTGG GTGGTGAGCGACACGCGGCGCCTCTCGGACGTGCAGTGGTTCCGGGACAACTACGGGGACGCGGTGCAGACCGTGCGGGTGGCGGCCACCGAGGAgacgaggaagaggaggaactgGGTCTTTGTCGCCG gGGTGGACGATGCCGAGTCCGAGTGCGGCCTGGACCAGGGAGTGGCCTTCGACTGGGTGATCACCAACGACGGGGACAAACGATCCCTGGACGAGCAGCTGGAGACGCTGCTGCAGTCGCTCCGCAGCCGGCTATAG
- the PYGO2 gene encoding pygopus homolog 2: MAAPHAEKLEGGVPAPPPPPGPPHPAGSAAAGGPGRKQGKAGLQMKSPEKKRRKSNTQGPAYSHLSEFAPPPTPMVDHLVASNPFEDDFGAPKVGAAPAPFLGSPVPFGGFRVQGGMSPQVAPGYGGGPQPLRRQPPPFAPGQMGPAFSMPPQNPNYVQPGGMSFPGQPFSQPLGQNFSPPTGQLMQGPVGGFGPMISPTMGQPPRGDMGPGPALNTPGGPAVAQRFSQPGNLFGQSPMQRPGQNMPPLPPTASPFPGADPGFSAGGEEGGKNLNPPPSTFTQEQHSGSPAAVNGAQPGFAPNSAGRGAGTPETNSLPPAPPGKAAGGSGHQPPPGLVYPCGACRNEVNDDQDAILCEASCQKWFHRECTGMTENAYGLLTTEASAVWACDFCLKTKEIQSVYVREGMGQLVAANDG, encoded by the exons ATGGCGGCCCCGCACGCAGAGAAGCTGGAGGGAGGcgtcccggccccgccgcccccgccggggCCCCCGCACCCCgcgggcagcgccgccgccggcggTCCCGGCCGGAAGCAGGGGAAGGCAG GGCTGCAGATGAAGAGCCCCGAGAAGAAGCGGCGCAAGTCCAACACGCAG GGCCCCGCCTACTCCCACCTCTCGGAGTTCGCCCCGCCGCCCACCCCCATGGTGGATCACCTGGTGGCCTCCAACCCCTTCGAGGATGACTTCGGGGCCCCTAAGGTGGGGGCGGCCCCCGCCCCCTTCCTGGGCAGCCCGGTGCCCTTCGGCGGCTTCCGTGTCCAGGGGGGGATGTCGCCGCAGGTGGCCCCCGGTTACGGCGGAGGCCCCCAGCCCCTGCGGAGGCAGCCCCCGCCCTTCGCTCCCGGGCAGATGGGTCCGGCCTTCAGCATGCCCCCCCAGAACCCCAACTACGTCCAGCCCGGGGGCATGAGCTTCCCCGGGCAGCCCTTCAGCCAGCCCCTCGGACAGAACTTCAGCCCCCCCACGGGGCAGCTCATGCAGGGGCCCGTCGGGGGCTTCGGGCCCATGATCTCCCCCACCATGGGGCAGCCCCCCCGGGGGGACATGGGCCCCGGGCCGGCCCTCAACACCCCCGGGGGCCCGGCGGTGGCTCAGCGCTTCAGCCAGCCCGGCAACCTCTTTGGACAGTCGCCCATGCAGCGCCCCGGGCAGAACatgccccccctgccccccaccgccagccccttccccggggCCGACCCCGGCTTCTCCGCCGGCGGCGAGGAGGGGGGCAAGAAcctcaaccccccccccagcaccttcACCCAGGAGCAGCATTCGGGCTCCCCCGCCGCCGTCAACGGGGCGCAGCCCGGCTTCGCCCCCAACAGCGCCGGCCGCGGTGCCGGCACCCCTGAAACCAACAGCCTCCCGCCAGCCCCTCCCGGCAAAGCAGCCGGTGGTTCGGGTCACCAGCCGCCGCCGGGGTTGGTGTACCCCTGCGGGGCCTGCCGCAACGAGGTGAACGACGACCAGGACGCCATCTTGTGCGAGGCCTCCTGCCAGAAGTGGTTCCACCGGGAGTGCACGGGGATGACGGAGAACGCCTACGGGCTGCTCACCACCGAGGCCTCCGCCGTCTGGGCCTGCGACTTCTGCCTGAAGACGAAGGAGATCCAGTCGGTCTACGTCCGGGAGGGCATGGGACAGCTGGTGGCCGCCAACGACGGCTGA
- the SHC1 gene encoding SHC-transforming protein 1 isoform X3, with translation MNKLSCGKKTRVEGGQLGGDEWTRHGSFVNKPTRGWLHPDDKVMGPGVSYHVRYMGCVEVLQSMRALDFNTRTQVTREAIGLVCEAVPGAKGAVRRRKPCGRSLNSILGKSNLKFAGMPITLTISTSSLNLMASDCKQIIANHHMQSISFASGGDPDTAEYVAYVAKDPVNQRACHILECPEGLAQDVISTIGQAFELRFKQYLKNPPKLVTPHDRMAGFDGSAWDEEEEEPTPDHQYYNDFPGKEPPIGGVVDMRLRDGAAQTPNHLGATLPVGQTSGGEYDPRKQHAPSQGREKYPAPAGASGRTDLFDDPSYVNVQNMDKTRQASAAGAPATANGSAQRDLFDMKPFEDALRVPPSVPVGLPPAQVVASMEEQLRREPWYHGKMNRKEAEKLLKVNGDFLVRESTTTPGQYVLTGLQGGQPKHLLLVDPEGVVRTKDHRFESVSHLISYHMDNHLPIISAGSEMCLQQPVERRL, from the exons ATGAACAAGCTGAGCTGTGGGAAGAAGACGCGGGTGGAAGGCGGCCAGCTGGGGGGCGACGAATGGACCCGCCACGGCAGCTTTGTCAATAAGCCCACTCGCGGCTGGCTGCACCCGGATGACAAGGTCATGGGCCCCGGGGTCTCCTACCACGTCCGG TACATGGGCTGCGTGGAAGTCCTCCAGTCCATGAGGGCTTTGGATTTCAACACCAGGACGCAGGTCACCAG GGAGGCCATTGGGCTGGTGTGCGAGGCCGTGCCTGGTGCCAAGGGAGCCGTGCggaggaggaag ccctgcggccGCTCCCTGAACTCCATCCTGGGCAAGAGCAACCTGAAGTTCGCCGGCATGCCCATCACCCTGACCATCTCCACCAGCAGCCTCAACCTCATGGCTTCTGACTGCAAGCAG ATCATTGCCAACCACCACATGCAGTCCATCTCCTTCGCTTCTGGGGGAGACCCG GACACAGCCGAGTACGTCGCCTACGTTGCCAAAGACCCCGTCAATCAGAGAG cctgccatATCCTGGAGTGCCCCGAGGGCTTGGCGCAGGACGTGATCAGCACCATCGGGCAGGCCTTCGAGCTGCGGTTCAAGCAGTACCTGAAGAACCCCCCAAAGCTGGTGACACCCCACGACAG GATGGCGGGGTTTGATGGCTCTGCctgggatgaggaagaggaggaaccGACTCCCGATCACCAGTACTACAACGACTTCCCCGGCAAGGAGCCTCCCATCGGGGGGGTCGTGGACATGCGGCTGCGGGATGGGGCTGCTCAGACCCCCAATCACTTGGGGGCCACGCTG CCCGTCGGCCAGACATCTGGTGGGGAGTACGACCCCCGAAAGCAGCATGCTCCTTCCCAAG ggagagagaaataccCGGCTCCAGCAGGTGCCTCTGGCCGCACGGACCTGTTCGATGACCCATCTTATGTCAACGTGCAGAACATGGACAAGACACGCCAAGCGTCAGCTGCTGGCGCCCCCGCAACGGCCAACGGCAGCGCCCAGAGAGACCTCTTCGACATGA agccctTTGAAGATGCCCTGCGTGTCCCCCCCTCCGTGCCCGTGGGGCTGCCCCCTGCCCAAGTGGTGGCCTCcatggaggagcagctgagacGGGAGCCCTGGTACCACGGGAAGATGAACCGCAAGGAGGctgagaagctgctgaaggtgAACGGAGACTTCCTGGTGCGGGAGAGCACCACCACCCCCGGCCAGTACGTGCTGACCGGCTTGCAGGGCGGGCAGCCCAAGCATCTGCTGCTCGTCGATCCCGAGGGAGTG GTGCGGACGAAAGACCACCGCTTTGAGAGCGTCAGCCACCTCATCAGCTACCACATGGACAATCACCTGCCCATCATCTCGGCCGGCAGCGAAATGTGCCTGCAGCAGCCGGTGGAGAGGAGACTGTGA
- the SHC1 gene encoding SHC-transforming protein 1 isoform X2 → MEYVDMNKLSCGKKTRVEGGQLGGDEWTRHGSFVNKPTRGWLHPDDKVMGPGVSYHVRYMGCVEVLQSMRALDFNTRTQVTREAIGLVCEAVPGAKGAVRRRKPCGRSLNSILGKSNLKFAGMPITLTISTSSLNLMASDCKQIIANHHMQSISFASGGDPDTAEYVAYVAKDPVNQRACHILECPEGLAQDVISTIGQAFELRFKQYLKNPPKLVTPHDRMAGFDGSAWDEEEEEPTPDHQYYNDFPGKEPPIGGVVDMRLRDGAAQTPNHLGATLPVGQTSGGEYDPRKQHAPSQGREKYPAPAGASGRTDLFDDPSYVNVQNMDKTRQASAAGAPATANGSAQRDLFDMKPFEDALRVPPSVPVGLPPAQVVASMEEQLRREPWYHGKMNRKEAEKLLKVNGDFLVRESTTTPGQYVLTGLQGGQPKHLLLVDPEGVVRTKDHRFESVSHLISYHMDNHLPIISAGSEMCLQQPVERRL, encoded by the exons ATGGAGTACGTG GATATGAACAAGCTGAGCTGTGGGAAGAAGACGCGGGTGGAAGGCGGCCAGCTGGGGGGCGACGAATGGACCCGCCACGGCAGCTTTGTCAATAAGCCCACTCGCGGCTGGCTGCACCCGGATGACAAGGTCATGGGCCCCGGGGTCTCCTACCACGTCCGG TACATGGGCTGCGTGGAAGTCCTCCAGTCCATGAGGGCTTTGGATTTCAACACCAGGACGCAGGTCACCAG GGAGGCCATTGGGCTGGTGTGCGAGGCCGTGCCTGGTGCCAAGGGAGCCGTGCggaggaggaag ccctgcggccGCTCCCTGAACTCCATCCTGGGCAAGAGCAACCTGAAGTTCGCCGGCATGCCCATCACCCTGACCATCTCCACCAGCAGCCTCAACCTCATGGCTTCTGACTGCAAGCAG ATCATTGCCAACCACCACATGCAGTCCATCTCCTTCGCTTCTGGGGGAGACCCG GACACAGCCGAGTACGTCGCCTACGTTGCCAAAGACCCCGTCAATCAGAGAG cctgccatATCCTGGAGTGCCCCGAGGGCTTGGCGCAGGACGTGATCAGCACCATCGGGCAGGCCTTCGAGCTGCGGTTCAAGCAGTACCTGAAGAACCCCCCAAAGCTGGTGACACCCCACGACAG GATGGCGGGGTTTGATGGCTCTGCctgggatgaggaagaggaggaaccGACTCCCGATCACCAGTACTACAACGACTTCCCCGGCAAGGAGCCTCCCATCGGGGGGGTCGTGGACATGCGGCTGCGGGATGGGGCTGCTCAGACCCCCAATCACTTGGGGGCCACGCTG CCCGTCGGCCAGACATCTGGTGGGGAGTACGACCCCCGAAAGCAGCATGCTCCTTCCCAAG ggagagagaaataccCGGCTCCAGCAGGTGCCTCTGGCCGCACGGACCTGTTCGATGACCCATCTTATGTCAACGTGCAGAACATGGACAAGACACGCCAAGCGTCAGCTGCTGGCGCCCCCGCAACGGCCAACGGCAGCGCCCAGAGAGACCTCTTCGACATGA agccctTTGAAGATGCCCTGCGTGTCCCCCCCTCCGTGCCCGTGGGGCTGCCCCCTGCCCAAGTGGTGGCCTCcatggaggagcagctgagacGGGAGCCCTGGTACCACGGGAAGATGAACCGCAAGGAGGctgagaagctgctgaaggtgAACGGAGACTTCCTGGTGCGGGAGAGCACCACCACCCCCGGCCAGTACGTGCTGACCGGCTTGCAGGGCGGGCAGCCCAAGCATCTGCTGCTCGTCGATCCCGAGGGAGTG GTGCGGACGAAAGACCACCGCTTTGAGAGCGTCAGCCACCTCATCAGCTACCACATGGACAATCACCTGCCCATCATCTCGGCCGGCAGCGAAATGTGCCTGCAGCAGCCGGTGGAGAGGAGACTGTGA
- the SHC1 gene encoding SHC-transforming protein 1 isoform X1 translates to MDLLQKSKYSHLRNESVSSLEEAVGGLGVPASPVDSLAGTRSLPGSLSSSSLSPAAPLGELSPESEDSPTTLCSFFPKMANLKLSNPANLLSLRGSLVGGSPGEPGTAGTPAPPGAAGSDSAGPLAVCSQDMNKLSCGKKTRVEGGQLGGDEWTRHGSFVNKPTRGWLHPDDKVMGPGVSYHVRYMGCVEVLQSMRALDFNTRTQVTREAIGLVCEAVPGAKGAVRRRKPCGRSLNSILGKSNLKFAGMPITLTISTSSLNLMASDCKQIIANHHMQSISFASGGDPDTAEYVAYVAKDPVNQRACHILECPEGLAQDVISTIGQAFELRFKQYLKNPPKLVTPHDRMAGFDGSAWDEEEEEPTPDHQYYNDFPGKEPPIGGVVDMRLRDGAAQTPNHLGATLPVGQTSGGEYDPRKQHAPSQGREKYPAPAGASGRTDLFDDPSYVNVQNMDKTRQASAAGAPATANGSAQRDLFDMKPFEDALRVPPSVPVGLPPAQVVASMEEQLRREPWYHGKMNRKEAEKLLKVNGDFLVRESTTTPGQYVLTGLQGGQPKHLLLVDPEGVVRTKDHRFESVSHLISYHMDNHLPIISAGSEMCLQQPVERRL, encoded by the exons ATGGATCTGCTGCAGAAGAGCAAATACAGCCACCTGCGGAACGAGTCGGTCTCTTCTCTGGAGGAGGCGGTGGGGGGCCTGGGGGTTCCGGCCTCCCCGGTGGACTCCCTCGCAGGCACGCGGTCTCTGCCTGgctccctgtcctcctcctccctcagcccTGCGGCACCTCTTGGGGAGCTCTCGCCCGAGTCGGAGGACAGCCCTACCAccctctgctccttcttccccaAAATGGCCAACCTGAAGCTCTCGAACCCCGCCAACCTGCTCAGCCTGCGGGGCTCCTTGGTCGGCGGCAGCCCAGGGGAGCCCGGCACCGCCGGGACGCCGGCACCGCCGGGGGCTGCCGGCTCCGACTCAGCGGGACCTCTCGCTGTGTGTTCCCAGGATATGAACAAGCTGAGCTGTGGGAAGAAGACGCGGGTGGAAGGCGGCCAGCTGGGGGGCGACGAATGGACCCGCCACGGCAGCTTTGTCAATAAGCCCACTCGCGGCTGGCTGCACCCGGATGACAAGGTCATGGGCCCCGGGGTCTCCTACCACGTCCGG TACATGGGCTGCGTGGAAGTCCTCCAGTCCATGAGGGCTTTGGATTTCAACACCAGGACGCAGGTCACCAG GGAGGCCATTGGGCTGGTGTGCGAGGCCGTGCCTGGTGCCAAGGGAGCCGTGCggaggaggaag ccctgcggccGCTCCCTGAACTCCATCCTGGGCAAGAGCAACCTGAAGTTCGCCGGCATGCCCATCACCCTGACCATCTCCACCAGCAGCCTCAACCTCATGGCTTCTGACTGCAAGCAG ATCATTGCCAACCACCACATGCAGTCCATCTCCTTCGCTTCTGGGGGAGACCCG GACACAGCCGAGTACGTCGCCTACGTTGCCAAAGACCCCGTCAATCAGAGAG cctgccatATCCTGGAGTGCCCCGAGGGCTTGGCGCAGGACGTGATCAGCACCATCGGGCAGGCCTTCGAGCTGCGGTTCAAGCAGTACCTGAAGAACCCCCCAAAGCTGGTGACACCCCACGACAG GATGGCGGGGTTTGATGGCTCTGCctgggatgaggaagaggaggaaccGACTCCCGATCACCAGTACTACAACGACTTCCCCGGCAAGGAGCCTCCCATCGGGGGGGTCGTGGACATGCGGCTGCGGGATGGGGCTGCTCAGACCCCCAATCACTTGGGGGCCACGCTG CCCGTCGGCCAGACATCTGGTGGGGAGTACGACCCCCGAAAGCAGCATGCTCCTTCCCAAG ggagagagaaataccCGGCTCCAGCAGGTGCCTCTGGCCGCACGGACCTGTTCGATGACCCATCTTATGTCAACGTGCAGAACATGGACAAGACACGCCAAGCGTCAGCTGCTGGCGCCCCCGCAACGGCCAACGGCAGCGCCCAGAGAGACCTCTTCGACATGA agccctTTGAAGATGCCCTGCGTGTCCCCCCCTCCGTGCCCGTGGGGCTGCCCCCTGCCCAAGTGGTGGCCTCcatggaggagcagctgagacGGGAGCCCTGGTACCACGGGAAGATGAACCGCAAGGAGGctgagaagctgctgaaggtgAACGGAGACTTCCTGGTGCGGGAGAGCACCACCACCCCCGGCCAGTACGTGCTGACCGGCTTGCAGGGCGGGCAGCCCAAGCATCTGCTGCTCGTCGATCCCGAGGGAGTG GTGCGGACGAAAGACCACCGCTTTGAGAGCGTCAGCCACCTCATCAGCTACCACATGGACAATCACCTGCCCATCATCTCGGCCGGCAGCGAAATGTGCCTGCAGCAGCCGGTGGAGAGGAGACTGTGA